A genomic stretch from Candidatus Avedoeria danica includes:
- a CDS encoding fused MFS/spermidine synthase — protein sequence MSTSPPPAEPRGGPAGPPRFVADALAFSCGAATMALEIAGARLLAPSFGMSMPVWATLIGLTLAGLAAGSALSGIDVRRAAAGRGWRSWARPPGPLSAGEESAAACRYNAAAGAAIGGMWVAATWAIAPVALLSGKVATSHLDAPSAAAFLVAAATFVAWPTVFLGMVVPLVIAGSQRDDGPRARAGPSVREGSSNPAAPAHGWAAGGSGRILAWSTLGSLAGTFGTAFGTLPLLGVRLSLAAWGAALMLVAALALVAEPARSRSRLSHAMAAGVTCLAAVMVLLARTAATQPPVGHADRTDGARLIAWREGRTHYIEIVESAGRRFLLFDEGAAVQSIHDADRPLTGTVWDDIAAAPLLAPGDAPPAVRRALVVGLAGGTVARTLAAAWPGVRIDGVEIDPDVIDISRAHLGLSEIVGLTIHIADGRVWMNRRCASRSDGPSPSPPYDLIALDAYRGPYPPFHLMTREFFTLARRCLAPGGIVALNLVDPAGDGGTLTGSAAATLATVFGWIGQIERPDAYNRVLVASGAPPGQGAFDARRTALSTDGATNTARAAADAMAGRWRMAVPLSADARILTDDRAPVERLVEADVWRAVR from the coding sequence ATGTCGACCTCACCGCCGCCAGCCGAACCACGGGGCGGGCCAGCCGGCCCGCCCCGTTTCGTCGCCGACGCCCTCGCGTTCTCGTGCGGCGCGGCGACGATGGCGCTCGAGATCGCCGGCGCCCGCCTGCTGGCGCCGAGCTTCGGGATGTCGATGCCGGTCTGGGCGACGCTGATCGGGCTGACGCTGGCCGGGCTGGCCGCCGGGAGCGCGCTCAGCGGGATCGACGTCCGCCGTGCCGCAGCCGGCCGGGGCTGGCGATCGTGGGCCCGACCGCCCGGCCCGTTGTCGGCGGGCGAGGAATCCGCCGCTGCCTGCCGGTACAATGCCGCCGCCGGCGCCGCCATCGGCGGAATGTGGGTCGCGGCAACATGGGCCATCGCCCCGGTTGCGCTGCTGAGCGGCAAAGTCGCGACATCGCACCTGGATGCGCCGAGCGCCGCGGCGTTCCTCGTTGCGGCGGCGACGTTCGTCGCCTGGCCGACGGTCTTCCTCGGCATGGTCGTACCGCTCGTCATCGCCGGGTCGCAGCGCGACGACGGCCCGCGTGCCCGCGCAGGGCCATCGGTGCGCGAGGGATCGTCGAACCCCGCTGCGCCCGCGCACGGCTGGGCCGCCGGCGGCAGCGGGCGCATCCTGGCGTGGTCGACGCTCGGCAGCCTCGCCGGCACGTTCGGCACCGCGTTCGGCACGCTGCCGCTCCTGGGCGTCCGGTTGTCGCTCGCCGCCTGGGGCGCGGCGCTGATGCTCGTCGCGGCCCTCGCGCTCGTCGCCGAACCCGCCCGCTCGCGCTCTCGCCTCAGCCACGCCATGGCCGCCGGCGTCACATGCCTCGCAGCGGTCATGGTGCTCCTCGCGCGCACGGCCGCCACGCAGCCCCCGGTCGGGCACGCCGACCGCACGGACGGCGCCCGGCTCATCGCCTGGCGCGAAGGACGAACGCACTACATCGAGATCGTCGAGTCCGCCGGCCGCCGCTTCCTGCTCTTCGACGAAGGCGCCGCCGTCCAGTCGATCCACGACGCCGACCGCCCCCTCACCGGCACGGTCTGGGACGACATCGCCGCCGCCCCCCTCCTCGCCCCCGGCGACGCCCCGCCCGCCGTCCGCCGCGCCCTCGTCGTCGGCCTCGCCGGCGGCACCGTCGCCCGCACCCTCGCCGCCGCCTGGCCGGGCGTCCGAATCGACGGCGTCGAGATCGACCCGGACGTCATCGACATCTCCCGCGCTCACCTGGGTCTTTCCGAAATCGTCGGCCTCACGATCCACATTGCCGACGGTCGCGTCTGGATGAATCGACGATGCGCATCGCGAAGCGATGGTCCTTCCCCCTCACCCCCCTACGACCTCATCGCCCTCGACGCCTACCGCGGCCCCTACCCCCCCTTCCACCTCATGACCCGCGAGTTCTTCACGCTCGCCCGCCGCTGCCTCGCCCCCGGCGGCATCGTCGCCCTCAACCTCGTCGACCCGGCCGGCGACGGCGGGACGCTCACCGGCAGCGCGGCGGCGACGCTGGCGACGGTCTTCGGCTGGATCGGCCAGATCGAACGGCCGGATGCGTACAATCGCGTGCTCGTCGCGTCCGGCGCTCCGCCCGGTCAGGGGGCGTTCGACGCGCG
- the tig gene encoding trigger factor → MHVSSEELGQRQRKITIVVTDDDVARAKQDVAKELGKRARVPGYRPGTAPLDRLEALLGAEALESEAVEKLAQRGARQAVEPGEAYTGVSVDANVVGRDPLTIEVTVPLQPAVTLGDYHALRVPAPNPPAIGDDEVDAVLQGWRREMAVLTDVERPAVAGDIVTLGLVGRHADAVVFEDEALTLALDPERFDATRLPPAVIDKLTGARAGQALDFTVTYPAFWPDAALQEQPVAFSGTVTRVAELQLPELDDTLAATLADVDSVEGLRARVRAQMEERARMALQDQHIESAIDALVAAANVDFPPQLLNAEIARYVHDLKAKVEEQGFVFEQWLGLQPEGAEALYAQIEGEADKRIRRQLVLTEFCAAEGIRVRSNEIDDEVKFFSRLVGASKKDGPGGPGGQSAKGARSRRGPMPSVHEMRSSFGARILSSRAIARLMAITSGNP, encoded by the coding sequence TTGCACGTCAGCAGCGAAGAGCTTGGCCAGCGCCAGCGCAAGATCACGATCGTCGTCACGGACGACGACGTGGCGCGCGCCAAGCAGGACGTGGCCAAGGAACTCGGCAAGCGGGCGCGCGTGCCCGGCTATCGCCCCGGCACGGCACCGCTCGATCGGCTCGAGGCGCTGCTCGGCGCCGAGGCGCTGGAGAGCGAAGCGGTGGAAAAGCTCGCGCAGCGCGGCGCCCGGCAGGCCGTCGAGCCCGGCGAGGCGTACACCGGCGTGTCGGTCGATGCGAACGTCGTCGGCCGGGACCCCCTCACGATCGAAGTGACGGTCCCGCTCCAGCCCGCCGTCACGCTTGGCGACTACCACGCGCTGCGCGTCCCCGCCCCCAACCCGCCGGCCATCGGCGACGACGAGGTCGACGCGGTGCTCCAGGGCTGGCGGCGCGAGATGGCGGTGCTGACGGACGTCGAGCGCCCGGCCGTGGCCGGCGACATCGTCACGCTCGGTCTGGTCGGCCGACACGCGGATGCCGTCGTCTTCGAGGACGAGGCGCTGACGCTCGCCCTCGACCCTGAACGGTTCGACGCCACGCGGCTGCCGCCGGCCGTGATCGACAAATTGACCGGCGCACGTGCGGGCCAGGCGCTCGACTTCACCGTCACCTACCCCGCGTTCTGGCCGGATGCCGCGCTGCAAGAGCAGCCCGTCGCGTTCAGCGGCACCGTCACGCGCGTCGCCGAGCTGCAGCTGCCCGAGCTGGACGACACGCTGGCGGCGACGCTGGCGGACGTCGACAGCGTCGAGGGGCTGCGGGCGCGGGTGCGGGCGCAGATGGAGGAGCGCGCGCGGATGGCGCTGCAGGATCAGCACATCGAGAGCGCGATCGACGCCCTCGTCGCCGCGGCCAACGTCGACTTCCCGCCGCAGTTGCTGAACGCCGAGATCGCCCGCTATGTCCACGATCTAAAGGCCAAGGTCGAGGAGCAGGGGTTCGTGTTCGAGCAATGGCTCGGGCTGCAGCCCGAGGGCGCCGAGGCGCTGTACGCCCAGATCGAGGGCGAAGCCGACAAGCGCATCCGGCGCCAGCTCGTCCTGACCGAGTTCTGCGCCGCCGAGGGGATCCGCGTCCGATCCAACGAGATCGACGACGAGGTGAAGTTCTTCAGCCGACTCGTCGGCGCCAGCAAGAAGGACGGCCCGGGCGGCCCGGGCGGCCAGAGCGCCAAGGGCGCCCGGTCCCGCCGCGGTCCGATGCCCTCCGTCCACGAGATGCGCAGCTCGTTCGGCGCCCGCATCCTTTCCAGCCGCGCCATCGCCCGCCTGATGGCGATCACGAGCGGCAACCCATGA
- the clpX gene encoding ATP-dependent Clp protease ATP-binding subunit ClpX yields MTKPRSKSHFCSFCKRQQDQVTRLIAGPDSVYICDECVDLCKEILADEEARETSTPELFLPHVPSPREIYDGLDAYVIGQERAKKVLAVAVYNHYKRIHHAEANAETAELAKSNILLIGPTGCGKTLLAQTLARLLDVPFTIADATALTEAGYVGEDVENILLRLIQAADGNLERASKGIIYIDEIDKTARKSGDNPSITRDVSGEGVQQALLKIIEGTVAHIPPQGGRKHPHQEFIQLDTSDILFICGGAFPGLDQVVRKRVLRAGSLGFQSGDGGAAAVIDEPRILQHTLADDLLTFGLIPEFVGRLPVVVAVDPMDEPMLVRILTEPRNALIKQYQQLFSLDGVELQFTDDALKAIAGAALGMQAGARGLRTILERTLLETMFEIPERDDITKCVVRGETVLGGAAPLLLTRAGVPAAPTARPAKRVHAEAPAPLVLGADVDDQADGIESA; encoded by the coding sequence ATGACGAAGCCCCGATCGAAAAGCCACTTCTGCTCGTTCTGCAAGCGCCAGCAGGACCAGGTCACGCGGCTGATCGCCGGCCCGGACTCGGTCTACATCTGCGACGAGTGCGTCGATCTCTGCAAGGAGATCCTGGCGGATGAGGAAGCGCGCGAGACCTCGACGCCCGAGCTCTTCCTGCCGCACGTCCCGTCGCCGCGCGAGATCTACGATGGGCTGGACGCGTACGTCATCGGCCAGGAGCGGGCCAAGAAGGTGCTTGCGGTGGCGGTGTACAACCACTACAAGCGGATCCACCACGCCGAGGCGAACGCCGAAACGGCCGAGCTCGCCAAGAGCAACATCCTCCTGATCGGCCCGACGGGCTGCGGCAAGACGCTGCTGGCGCAGACCCTCGCCCGCCTGCTCGACGTCCCGTTCACGATCGCCGATGCCACGGCGCTGACCGAGGCCGGCTATGTCGGCGAGGACGTCGAGAACATCCTGCTCCGGCTCATCCAGGCGGCGGACGGCAACCTGGAACGGGCGAGCAAGGGGATCATCTACATCGACGAGATCGACAAAACGGCGCGCAAGAGCGGCGACAATCCGTCCATCACGCGGGACGTGTCCGGCGAGGGGGTGCAGCAGGCGCTCCTGAAGATCATCGAGGGCACGGTGGCCCACATCCCGCCCCAGGGCGGTCGCAAGCACCCGCACCAAGAGTTCATCCAGCTCGACACGTCGGACATCCTGTTCATCTGCGGCGGCGCCTTCCCGGGCCTCGACCAGGTCGTGCGCAAGCGCGTCCTGCGCGCCGGCTCGCTCGGCTTCCAGTCGGGCGACGGCGGCGCGGCCGCCGTGATCGACGAGCCGCGGATCCTGCAGCACACGCTGGCGGACGACCTCCTCACGTTCGGCCTGATCCCGGAGTTCGTCGGCCGCCTGCCCGTCGTCGTCGCCGTCGACCCGATGGACGAGCCGATGCTCGTGCGGATCCTGACCGAGCCGCGCAACGCGCTGATCAAGCAGTACCAGCAGCTCTTCTCGCTGGACGGCGTCGAGCTGCAGTTCACGGACGATGCGCTCAAGGCCATCGCCGGCGCCGCGCTCGGCATGCAGGCCGGCGCGCGCGGCCTGCGGACGATCCTCGAGCGCACGCTCCTCGAGACGATGTTCGAGATCCCGGAGCGCGACGACATCACGAAGTGCGTCGTCCGCGGCGAAACCGTCCTCGGTGGCGCCGCACCGCTCCTCCTCACCCGCGCCGGCGTGCCCGCCGCTCCCACCGCCCGGCCGGCCAAGCGCGTCCACGCCGAGGCGCCGGCCCCCCTCGTCCTCGGCGCCGACGTCGACGACCAAGCCGACGGGATCGAGAGCGCCTGA
- a CDS encoding ATP-dependent Clp protease proteolytic subunit: MTQHETDRPHAMIPMVIEQTGRGERAFDIYSLLLSQRIIFLGTPIHDQVANVIVAQLLFLDREDPNKDIHFYINSPGGIVYAGLAIYDTMQLIRADVRTYAIGTTASMATVLLAAGAKGKRVALPNATIHMHPAGGGSRGYAQDVEIQARELLRLNHRIQQIISFHTGQTQEQVASDFERDRFLLAQEAVDYGLVDEVLPGPEGLPAPTRGPGFATLNGVTN, encoded by the coding sequence GTGACACAACACGAAACCGACCGCCCGCACGCGATGATCCCGATGGTCATCGAGCAGACCGGCCGCGGCGAGCGCGCCTTCGACATCTACAGCCTGCTGCTCAGCCAGCGGATCATCTTCCTCGGCACCCCGATCCACGACCAAGTGGCCAACGTCATCGTCGCCCAGCTGCTCTTCCTCGACCGCGAGGATCCGAACAAGGACATCCACTTCTACATCAACTCGCCGGGCGGCATCGTCTACGCCGGCCTGGCGATCTACGACACGATGCAGCTCATCCGCGCCGACGTCCGGACGTACGCGATCGGCACGACGGCCTCGATGGCCACGGTGCTCCTGGCCGCCGGCGCCAAGGGGAAGCGCGTCGCGCTGCCGAACGCCACGATCCACATGCACCCGGCCGGCGGCGGCAGCCGCGGCTACGCCCAGGACGTCGAGATCCAGGCGCGCGAGCTGCTGCGGCTGAACCACCGGATCCAGCAGATCATCTCGTTCCACACCGGTCAGACGCAGGAGCAGGTGGCATCCGACTTCGAGCGGGACCGCTTCCTTCTGGCGCAGGAGGCCGTCGACTACGGCCTGGTGGACGAGGTGCTGCCCGGCCCCGAGGGCCTACCGGCGCCGACGCGCGGTCCGGGATTCGCGACCCTCAACGGCGTCACCAACTGA